The proteins below come from a single Necator americanus strain Aroian chromosome V, whole genome shotgun sequence genomic window:
- a CDS encoding hypothetical protein (NECATOR_CHRV.G19912.T3), protein MTICTYNARTLASEAAIEDLMVQAKKIKYDVIGLTETRRRHSLNAVFETGEELFLGTCDSRGVGGVGVLVNTSMAQNIDSFEQLTTRIGRLRMRRCGPTPALTIFVAYAPTSSYEEEEVEAFYMDLEKFYREDHAFYKVIIGDFNAKKPSSLRWTWESPGGGYRNEIDHIIVNKRFCLTDVAVVPKFYTGSDHRLLRGRFSFTRRAEKTAKFSKRNPRTTINWDLFATLAGFWEDSAMDNIDEEYDRLVKHLHDCAKKAESIKTTKRRLSLETLELIRQRGAARAAGNQELTSELARLCREAIKKDLKERRAEVLAEAAEAGKSIRYARRDFASRKTRMTALRNPKGTTIASRRGMEKIIYDFYSDLFDSRAHLPPHHLREDGHVIPAVLPSEIRHAIMSVRNRTAAGPDRIKPEHLKNLPPVLINTLARIFTRYLSECKVPKQWKTSKTVLLYKREIHMTSATIAQSAYCPSSTSSSQELIEVSREYKMPLCLTFIDLKKAFDSVETEAVVEALDNQGVPTQYIKVLRELYKGVRQGDTISPKIFTATLENAMRKLEWDDMGVKIDGRQLHHLRFADDIVLITPSISQAERMLTEFAETCGCIGLELNLQKTMFMRNGWVSDAPFTLNGTNISECTSYVYLGRELNMMNDLAPELGRRRRAAWGAYKSIEDVVKKTKNTRLRAHLFNTTVLPALTYASETWALRKQEENAVSVIERAIERVMLGVSRFKQVRDGIRSSLLRQRSKIRDAAAFAKESKIRWAGHVMRFNDNRWTRAVSDWIPRDIKRNTGRPPTRWSDFFTKSFKENYDALRVPRERRNHWATLARDRDKWKNYWRPLDRFEDQRESR, encoded by the exons atgacgatctgtacttataacgcacgcacgcttgcatcggaagcggccatcgaagatctgatggtgcaagccaagaagatcaagtacgacgtcatcggactgaccgagacgagacgacgtcactctctcaacgctgtatttgaaactggagaagaactgttcttaggaacatgcgacagtagaggtgttggtggagttggcgtcctcgtcaacacgagtatggcacagaacatcgactctttcgaacaactcacgacccgaatcggacgtctgcggatgagaagatgtggtcccacaccggctttgactatcttcgtcgcttacgctccaacatcaagctacgaagaagaagaagtcgaagctttctatatggacctggagaagttctaccgagaagatcatgccttttacaaggtcataattggcgacttcaacgccaaa aagccctcctctctacgctggacgtgggagtcacccggtggagggtaccgtaatgagatagaccacatcatcgtcaataaaaggttctgcctgacggatgtcgctgttgtaccaaagttctatacgggatcggaccatcgcctcctccgaggaagattttctttcacgcggagagcagagaaaaccgccaagttcagcaagagaaatcccagaactaccatcaactgggatctcttcgctacgttagccggcttttgggaagattccgcaatggacaacatcgacgaggaatacgaccggcttgtcaaacaccttcatgactgcgcgaagaaggctgagagtattaaaacaaccaagagacgcctgtctcttgaaactcttgagctgatacgccagcgtggagcagcacgagccgcagggaaccaagagcttacgtccgagctcgcaaggctttgcagagaggcgataaagaaagaccttaaagagagaagagcagaagtgctggctgaagcagcagaggcgggaaaaagcatccgctatgcccgccgagacttcgccagtcgcaagacaaggatgacagctctccggaacccgaagggaacaaccattgcatcgagaaggggaatggagaaaatcatctacgacttctactctgatctcttcgacagccgtgcccacttgcctcctcaccatctgagggaagatggacatgtcattccagcggttctcccgtccgaaatacgacatgctatcatgtcggtgagaaatcgtacagcagccggtcccgacagaataaaaccagaacacctgaagaaccttccgccagtactcatcaacaccctggcgaggatcttcacacgttacctgtcggaatgcaaggtccctaaacagtggaagaccagcaagaccgtgttgctgtataaaagggagatccacatgacatcggcaactatcgcccaatctgcttactgtccgtcatctacaagctcttcacaaga actcatcgaggtatcacgagagtacaagatgccgctctgtctcactttcatcgacttgaagaaggcctttgactcagttgagacggaagcggtcgtggaagccttggacaaccaaggcgttcccactcagtacataaaggtgcttcgagagttgtaca agggggttcgacagggtgatacaatctcacccaaaatattcacagccaccctcgagaacgcaatgcgaaagttggaatgggacgacatgggagtgaagatcgatggtcggcagctacaccatttgcgctttgctgatgacatcgtactgataacacctagcatcagccaagcggaacgaatgctgaccgaattcgccgaaacatgtggatgcatcggtcttgagctgaatcttcaaaagacgatgttcatgcggaacggatgggtctcggatgccccattcacgctcaacggaacgaacatatccgaatgcaccagctacgtctatctgggtcgggaattgaacatgatgaacgacctggcccccgagctgggcaggaggagaagagcggcttggggagcgtacaagagcatcgaggacgtagtgaagaagaccaagaacacccggctccgtgctcacctcttcaacaccaccgtacttcctgctttgacctatgcctcagaaacctgggcacttcgcaagcaggaagaaaacgcggtgagcgtcattgaacgcgcaattgagagagtgatgctaggagtatcccgtttcaagcaagtgagagacgggattcgaagttctctcctacgtcagcgatcgaagatcagagacgccgccgcgtttgccaaggaaagtaaaataaggtgggccggacacgtgatgcgctttaacgacaaccgttggaccagagccgtgagcgactggattccccgcgatattaagcgcaatacaggaagaccgccgacccgatggtcagatttcttcacgaagtccttcaaagaaaattacgatgctcttcgtgtcccacgcgaaaggaggaaccactgggctactctggcacgcgaccgggacaaatggaagaattactggcgcccgctcgaccggttcgaagaccaacgggagtcaaggtga
- a CDS encoding hypothetical protein (NECATOR_CHRV.G19912.T1): protein MDNIDEEYDRLVKHLHDCAKKAESIKTTKRRLSLETLELIRQRGAARAAGNQELTSELARLCREAIKKDLKERRAEVLAEAAEAGKSIRYARRDFASRKTRMTALRNPKGTTIASRRGMEKIIYDFYSDLFDSRAHLPPHHLREDGHVIPAVLPSEIRHAIMSVRNRTAAGPDRIKPEHLKNLPPVLINTLARIFTRYLSECKVPKQWKTSKTVLLYKREIHMTSATIAQSAYCPSSTSSSQE, encoded by the coding sequence atggacaacatcgacgaggaatacgaccggcttgtcaaacaccttcatgactgcgcgaagaaggctgagagtattaaaacaaccaagagacgcctgtctcttgaaactcttgagctgatacgccagcgtggagcagcacgagccgcagggaaccaagagcttacgtccgagctcgcaaggctttgcagagaggcgataaagaaagaccttaaagagagaagagcagaagtgctggctgaagcagcagaggcgggaaaaagcatccgctatgcccgccgagacttcgccagtcgcaagacaaggatgacagctctccggaacccgaagggaacaaccattgcatcgagaaggggaatggagaaaatcatctacgacttctactctgatctcttcgacagccgtgcccacttgcctcctcaccatctgagggaagatggacatgtcattccagcggttctcccgtccgaaatacgacatgctatcatgtcggtgagaaatcgtacagcagccggtcccgacagaataaaaccagaacacctgaagaaccttccgccagtactcatcaacaccctggcgaggatcttcacacgttacctgtcggaatgcaaggtccctaaacagtggaagaccagcaagaccgtgttgctgtataaaagggagatccacatgacatcggcaactatcgcccaatctgcttactgtccgtcatctacaagctcttcacaagagtga
- a CDS encoding hypothetical protein (NECATOR_CHRV.G19912.T2), translating to MTICTYNARTLASEAAIEDLMVQAKKIKYDVIGLTETRRRHSLNAVFETGEELFLGTCDSRGVGGVGVLVNTSMAQNIDSFEQLTTRIGRLRMRRCGPTPALTIFVAYAPTSSYEEEEVEAFYMDLEKFYREDHAFYKVIIGDFNAKVGPRRTPEELHIGTHGLQWNDQGRGFPSSS from the coding sequence atgacgatctgtacttataacgcacgcacgcttgcatcggaagcggccatcgaagatctgatggtgcaagccaagaagatcaagtacgacgtcatcggactgaccgagacgagacgacgtcactctctcaacgctgtatttgaaactggagaagaactgttcttaggaacatgcgacagtagaggtgttggtggagttggcgtcctcgtcaacacgagtatggcacagaacatcgactctttcgaacaactcacgacccgaatcggacgtctgcggatgagaagatgtggtcccacaccggctttgactatcttcgtcgcttacgctccaacatcaagctacgaagaagaagaagtcgaagctttctatatggacctggagaagttctaccgagaagatcatgccttttacaaggtcataattggcgacttcaacgccaaagttggcccaagaagaacgccggaggaacttcacatcgggacccacggcctacaatggaatgaccaggggagaggctttccgagttcatcatga
- a CDS encoding hypothetical protein (NECATOR_CHRV.G19913.T1) yields MKFKTHGQEWEKVFASARRGVILMSFGTMARSTEMGTQRREAFVKAFKAFPDITFIWKYEDTTDHFTDANNIILYDWLPQVDMLNDKRTLAFITHGGMGGVFESAYASVPVITIPLFADQLRNARMMEYRKMGIVIDKDDVTEERLITAIKEILEPRREQAMQ; encoded by the exons atgaaatttaaaacccacgggcag GAATGGGAGAAGGTATTTGCGTCCGCAAGACGTGGAGTAATACTTATGTCTTTTGGGACAATGGCTAGAAGTACAGAAATGGGAACTCAGCGTAGAGAAGCTTTTGTGAAAGCTTTTAAG GCATTCCCTGATATTACATTTATCTGGAAATACGAGGACACCACGGACCACTTTACCGATGCCAACAATATTATCCTGTATGATTGGTTACCTCAAGTGGATATGTTGA atgatAAACGTACGCTCGCTTTCATAACTCACGGCGGAATGGGGGGCGTGTTCGAAAGTGCATACGCTAGTGTGCCG GTCATAACCATACCTTTGTTCGCCGACCAATTACGGAATGCTCGGATGATGGAGTATCGTAAAATGGGAATCGTAATCGATAAAGATGATGTCACAGAAGAACGGCTGATCACAGCTATAAAGGAGATCTTGGAACCAAG aagagaGCAAGCAATGCAATAA
- a CDS encoding hypothetical protein (NECATOR_CHRV.G19913.T3): MARSTEMGTQRREAFVKAFKAFPDITFIWKYEDTTDHFTDANNIILYDWLPQVDMLNDKRTLAFITHGGMGGVFESAYASVPVITIPLFADQLRNARMMEYRKMGIVIDKDDVTEERLITAIKEILEPRREQAMQ; the protein is encoded by the exons ATGGCTAGAAGTACAGAAATGGGAACTCAGCGTAGAGAAGCTTTTGTGAAAGCTTTTAAG GCATTCCCTGATATTACATTTATCTGGAAATACGAGGACACCACGGACCACTTTACCGATGCCAACAATATTATCCTGTATGATTGGTTACCTCAAGTGGATATGTTGA atgatAAACGTACGCTCGCTTTCATAACTCACGGCGGAATGGGGGGCGTGTTCGAAAGTGCATACGCTAGTGTGCCG GTCATAACCATACCTTTGTTCGCCGACCAATTACGGAATGCTCGGATGATGGAGTATCGTAAAATGGGAATCGTAATCGATAAAGATGATGTCACAGAAGAACGGCTGATCACAGCTATAAAGGAGATCTTGGAACCAAG aagagaGCAAGCAATGCAATAA
- a CDS encoding hypothetical protein (NECATOR_CHRV.G19913.T4): protein MARSTEMGTQRREAFVKAFKAFPDITFIWKYEDTTDHFTDANNIILYDWLPQVDMLNDKRTLAFITHGGMGGVFESAYASVPVITIPLFADQLRNARMMEYRKMGIVIDKDDVTEERLITAIKEILEPRYKKAAKLLSEQLRNKPLSSEEVLVRYVDYAIRYNKLFQASISFATLRLSGFLQYDAWTTQSNLRRPNVKL from the exons ATGGCTAGAAGTACAGAAATGGGAACTCAGCGTAGAGAAGCTTTTGTGAAAGCTTTTAAG GCATTCCCTGATATTACATTTATCTGGAAATACGAGGACACCACGGACCACTTTACCGATGCCAACAATATTATCCTGTATGATTGGTTACCTCAAGTGGATATGTTGA atgatAAACGTACGCTCGCTTTCATAACTCACGGCGGAATGGGGGGCGTGTTCGAAAGTGCATACGCTAGTGTGCCG GTCATAACCATACCTTTGTTCGCCGACCAATTACGGAATGCTCGGATGATGGAGTATCGTAAAATGGGAATCGTAATCGATAAAGATGATGTCACAGAAGAACGGCTGATCACAGCTATAAAGGAGATCTTGGAACCAAG AtacaaaaaagcagcaaaactTCTCAGTGAACAGTTACGGAACAAACCGTTATCTTCAGAAGAAGTTCTAGTACGTTATGTTGACTATGCGATTCGCTACAAT aagttgtttcaagcttccatctcttttgcaaCACTTAGACTCAGCGGGTTCCTACAGTATGACGCTTGGACGACTCAGTCGAACCTGCGTCGTCCAAACGTCAAACTGTGA
- a CDS encoding hypothetical protein (NECATOR_CHRV.G19913.T2) gives MSQYKKAAKLLSEQLRNKPLSSEEVLVRYVDYAIRYNVSQTLTNIAPHQSFIEYYMLDIIIPFLVICFLVIVLTVRLVYFCVSFILKLLLRVDAVKVKQQ, from the exons ATGTCTCA AtacaaaaaagcagcaaaactTCTCAGTGAACAGTTACGGAACAAACCGTTATCTTCAGAAGAAGTTCTAGTACGTTATGTTGACTATGCGATTCGCTACAATGTGAGCCAAACTCTAACGAATATCGCACCTCATCAATCGTTTATTGAGTACTACATGTTGGATataattattccatttttagTAATATGCTTTTTAGTTATAGTGTTAACAGTAAGACTTGTTTACTTCTGCGTTTCTTTCATCCTAAAGTTGTTGCTTCGTGTAGATGCCGTTAAAGTCAAACAGCAATGA
- a CDS encoding hypothetical protein (NECATOR_CHRV.G19914.T1) codes for MCIVISLSTYYEFGKSMFEFPYRVRVGLSKCSCSRIHVSEPYIDGNVELANWRDFLSFCSMCSCLFEELKSSHHLE; via the exons ATGTGTATTGTAATCTCATTATCCACTTATTACGAGTTTGGCAAATCTATGTTTGAATTTCCATACAG AGTTCGTGTTGGTCTATCCAAATGTTCATGTAGTCGAATTCACGTTTCTGAACCCTATATTGACGGAAATGTGGAGTTGGCAAATTGGAGagacttcctttctttttgttctatgTGCAGTTGTCTATTCGAGGAATTGAAATCATCACATCaccttgaataa
- a CDS encoding hypothetical protein (NECATOR_CHRV.G19915.T1), whose protein sequence is MSRLFLVFLLVCVLAAFAQWGHHHHHHSHSHSHSHSHEHFNRGGYYGRGGYYGRGGNYGGGGYNPYYNQFNGGWGRK, encoded by the exons ATGAGTCGATTATTTCTAGTGTTTCTACTGGTGTGTGTGCTTGCTGCCTTTGCTCAGTGGG GTCACCATCACCATCACCACAGCCACTCACATTCACATTCACATTCCCATGAACACTTCAACCGTGGGGGATATTATGGCCGGGGCGGATACTACGGCCGTGGCGGAAACTATGGCGGTGGTGGTTACAATCCTTACTACAATCAATTCAATG GTGGATGgggaagaaagtaa